In Nicotiana tabacum cultivar K326 chromosome 21, ASM71507v2, whole genome shotgun sequence, one DNA window encodes the following:
- the LOC107820592 gene encoding uncharacterized protein LOC107820592 produces the protein MFLDILSQVRVNLPFVEVLQEVPKYAKYLRDIVTNKRRHVEFERVALTEDCSARLQSKLPPKLKDPGYFTIPLAIGKHEVGRALCDLGASINLMPLLVFKQLDLGAPRPTIITLQLADRSLAVPKGIIEDVLVRVGRFIFPTDFIILEYMANKEVHIIFGRPFLATGGAIIDVREGKLKMRVHDEEVTFNVYKVLKLPKHMRICV, from the coding sequence ATGTTTTTAGATATCTTGAGCCAGGTGCGTGTGAATCTTCCTTTTGTGGAAGTATTGCAAGAAGTACCCAAATATGCAAAGTATCTTAGAGATATTGTGACTAACAAGAGAAGACATGTCGAGTTTGAAagagttgcacttactgaggactGTAGTGCTAGATTACAGAGTAAGCTCCCGCCTAAGTTGAAAGATCCTGGTTATTTTACAATTCCATTGGCCATTGGGAAACACGAGGTTGGTAGAGCCTTGTGCGATTTGGGAGCGAGCATTAATTTGATGCCACTATTAGTGTTCAAGCAGCTCGACTTGGGAGCACCCAGGCCCACAATTATAACTCTACAGCTAGCGGATAGGTCGTTGGCAGTGCCAAAAGGGATTATTGAAGATGTGCTAGTACGTGTGGGGAGGTTCATCTTTCCCACAGACTTCATTATACTTGAATACATGGCAAATAAAGAAGTGCATATTATTTTTGGGCGACCATTCCTAGCTACTGGTGGAGCAATTATAGATGTGAGGGAAGGAAAGTTGAAGATGAGAGTACATGATGAGGAAGTCACTTTTAATGTGTACAAGGTGCTTAAACTTCCCAAGCATATGAGGATTTGTGTATGA